A genome region from Sphingobacteriaceae bacterium GW460-11-11-14-LB5 includes the following:
- a CDS encoding 3-oxoacyl-[acyl-carrier-protein] reductase: MKLLEGKTALVTGASKGIGRKIAEKFAEQGANVAFTYLSSVEKGEALEQELQSFGTKVKGYRSDASKFAEAEQLINDIVAEFGTIDIVVNNAGITKDGLLMRMSEENWDDVININLKSIFNVTKAASKVMMKARKGVFINMGSIVGTTGNGGQANYAASKAGIIGFTKSIAKELGSRNIRANVVAPGFIRTEMTDILDPKVVEGWEKDIPLKRAGETEDIANVCVFLASDMSAYVTGQTLSVCGGML, from the coding sequence ATGAAATTATTAGAAGGAAAAACAGCATTAGTTACAGGCGCATCGAAAGGGATTGGCCGTAAAATAGCTGAAAAATTTGCCGAGCAGGGCGCTAATGTAGCTTTTACCTATTTATCATCAGTAGAAAAAGGTGAAGCTTTAGAACAGGAATTACAAAGCTTCGGAACAAAAGTTAAAGGTTATCGTTCTGATGCTTCTAAATTTGCTGAAGCTGAGCAATTAATCAACGATATTGTAGCGGAGTTTGGTACGATTGATATCGTGGTAAATAATGCTGGAATTACGAAAGATGGTTTATTGATGCGTATGAGCGAAGAAAACTGGGATGATGTGATCAACATTAACTTAAAATCGATTTTCAACGTAACCAAGGCCGCCTCTAAAGTAATGATGAAAGCCCGTAAAGGTGTTTTTATCAATATGGGTTCTATTGTGGGTACTACAGGTAACGGTGGACAAGCAAATTATGCTGCTTCTAAAGCTGGCATCATCGGTTTTACCAAATCGATCGCTAAAGAACTAGGTTCGAGAAATATCCGTGCCAACGTCGTAGCACCAGGCTTTATCCGTACCGAAATGACAGATATCCTTGATCCGAAAGTTGTTGAAGGATGGGAAAAAGATATTCCTTTAAAACGTGCCGGAGAAACGGAAGATATTGCCAATGTTTGCGTGTTCTTAGCTTCAGATATGAGTGCTTATGTAACTGGCCAAACTTTATCGGTTTGCGGCGGAATGCTTTAA
- a CDS encoding agmatine deiminase, protein MSNFPPRKDLNINQFDYSPKQQGYAFPAEWAKHEATWLSWPHKEASWPDKIETIYEPYCQFIKAVAEGEKVRINVKDEEMKAFAVSELTKVDADLSQIEFYFNETNDAWCRDHGPAFLLKGNEKAVVDWGYNAWGGKYPPFDLDDVVPTKIANHFKLPLFTPDIVMEGGSVEFNGAGTVLTTTACLLNENRNPHLTKAQIEQYLLEYYGQEQVLWLGDGIVGDDTDGHIDDITRFVNEDTVLTVVESNPLDENYLLLQENLAALKAMKLKDGRALNIVELPMPSPVIHEDTRLPASYANFYIANAAVIVPVFDDVNDQKALAIIQGCFPDRKVIGINSVDIIWGLGSFHCLSQQEPAV, encoded by the coding sequence ATGTCAAATTTTCCTCCAAGAAAAGATTTAAATATTAATCAGTTCGATTATTCTCCAAAGCAGCAAGGTTATGCTTTTCCTGCCGAATGGGCTAAACATGAGGCAACCTGGTTGAGCTGGCCGCATAAAGAAGCTTCCTGGCCAGATAAAATCGAAACGATATACGAACCATATTGCCAGTTTATTAAAGCTGTTGCTGAAGGTGAAAAGGTACGCATCAATGTTAAGGATGAAGAAATGAAAGCTTTTGCGGTTTCTGAATTAACGAAAGTAGACGCCGATTTAAGCCAGATAGAATTCTATTTCAATGAAACCAACGATGCCTGGTGCCGCGACCATGGACCTGCATTTTTGTTAAAAGGAAATGAAAAAGCTGTTGTCGATTGGGGATATAATGCCTGGGGTGGTAAATATCCGCCATTTGACCTGGATGATGTGGTTCCGACAAAAATTGCTAATCATTTTAAACTGCCTTTATTTACGCCAGATATTGTGATGGAAGGTGGTTCGGTAGAATTTAATGGCGCTGGGACGGTTTTAACCACCACGGCTTGTTTATTGAACGAAAACCGTAATCCGCATTTAACCAAAGCGCAAATTGAGCAATATTTGCTTGAGTATTACGGACAAGAACAAGTGTTATGGCTGGGCGATGGAATTGTTGGCGACGATACCGATGGCCACATTGATGATATTACCCGTTTTGTAAATGAAGATACGGTTTTAACAGTTGTTGAAAGTAATCCGCTGGATGAAAATTACCTGCTGTTACAAGAAAACTTAGCGGCTTTAAAGGCGATGAAACTAAAAGATGGCAGGGCATTGAATATTGTAGAGTTGCCTATGCCATCGCCGGTTATTCATGAAGATACCCGTTTGCCTGCCTCTTATGCAAACTTTTACATTGCGAATGCAGCGGTAATTGTTCCGGTTTTTGATGATGTAAACGACCAGAAAGCTTTAGCTATTATTCAAGGTTGTTTCCCTGACCGGAAAGTGATCGGTATCAATTCAGTAGATATTATCTGGGGATTGGGAAGCTTTCACTGTTTGAGTCAGCAGGAACCTGCGGTTTAG
- a CDS encoding four helix bundle protein, with amino-acid sequence MAFKFEKLKVWQKALDLADEIDKMTKTFPKEEIYVLTSQAKRAADSISMNIAEGSTGQSNPEFKKFLGYALRSDIEVVNCLHLAIRRGYINEEIFQKHYQSCEEILIMISALIKSLN; translated from the coding sequence ATGGCATTCAAATTTGAAAAACTCAAGGTTTGGCAAAAAGCTTTAGATTTAGCTGATGAGATTGATAAAATGACAAAAACTTTTCCAAAAGAAGAGATTTATGTTTTAACATCGCAAGCGAAACGTGCAGCCGATTCAATATCAATGAATATTGCTGAAGGAAGTACAGGCCAAAGTAATCCTGAGTTCAAGAAATTTTTAGGTTATGCCTTAAGGTCAGATATTGAGGTTGTGAATTGCCTACATCTTGCAATAAGAAGAGGTTATATTAATGAAGAAATATTTCAGAAACACTATCAATCCTGTGAAGAAATTTTGATCATGATTTCTGCATTAATCAAATCGTTAAATTAA